The DNA segment AGCGGCGCAGGGTCAGCACGTCGTCGCGGCCCACGTCGCTGGGGCCGCCCTCGATGACCGCGACGGTGACGTCCGGGTTCTCCGTCAGCCGGGAGGCGATGACGGACCCCGCGGTGCCGCCGCCGATGACGACGTAGTCGTACGTGTGTTCACGGACGGCGTCCCGGCCGTGCCCCGGGCCGGGTCCGTGGCGGTGTTCGTGCACGTGCTCGTGGATGCGCTCTGGCATGGGCTGTTGCTCCTCCGGGGGGTCGGGGCGGACTGTGCGATGAGCTGTTCGGAGTGCGGCTCGAAGCGGTGGGGCGGGTGCTTCCGCTGCCCCTGGCGCGCCGGGCACGCCGGTGCCGCGCGCCCCGGGGACCGCGGATGCCGCGGGTTCCGGGGAGAGGCGGGGGGGGACCGCTTCTCCCCACGGTTCCGCGTTCGCCGTGCGGGCCGCCCGGTGGTGGCGGCCTCAGCCGGCGAACCAGCGCACCGGCTTCGGCGCGAGGTTCTGGTAGATGTGCTTGGTCTCGCGGTACTCGGCGAGACCCGCCGGGCCGAGTTCACGGCCCACTCCGCTCTTGCCGAATCCGCCCCACTCGGCCTGCGGGAGGTAGGGGTGGAAGTCGTTGATCCACACAGTGCCGTGGCGCAGCCGTCCGGCCACCCGCCGGGCGCGGCCCGCGTCGGCGGTCCAGACGGCGCCGGCCAGCCCGTACTCGGTGTCGTTGGCAAGGGCGACGGCCTCGTCCTCGGTGCGGAAGGTCTCGACGGTGAGGACCGGCCCGAACACCTCCTCGCGCACCACCCGCATCTCGCGGTGGCAGTGGTCGAGGACGGTCGGCTCGTAGAAGTAACCGGCCCCGGGCCGCTCCGCGGACGGCTCGGGACGCTTTCCGCCGGAACGCAGCACCGCGCCTTCCTTCAACGCGGAGGCGACATACGCCTCGATCCTGTCGCGCTGCTGCTCGGAGACCAGCGGGCCGCACTCGACGCCGTCCGCGGTGCCCCGGCCGAGCCTGATCCGCTCGGCGCGGCGGACGAGTTCGGTGACGAAGCGGTCGCGGACCGACTCCTCGACGATGAGCCGCGCGCCCGCCGAGCAGACCTGGCCGCTGTGGATGAAGGCCGCGTTGAGCGCCTGGTCTACGGCGGTGTCGAAGCCTTCCCCGGTGGCGCAGGAGTCGGCGAAGACCACGTTGGGGTTCTTGCCGCCGAGTTCGAGGGCGACCTTCTTCACGGTCGGCGCGGCGGCCTCGGCGACCTTGGTGCCGCTGACCAGTCCGCCGGTGAAGGAGACCATGTCGACGTCGGGGTGCTCGGCGAGCCGGGCGCCGACGGTGTGGCCGGGGCCGGTGACGATGTTGGCGACACCGGCGGGCAGGCCCGCCTCGGTCAGCAGGCCGATGAGGGCGGCCGTGGTCAGCGGGGTGATCTCGCTGGGCTTGATGACGAAGGTGCTGCCGGCCGCGAGCGCCGGGGCGATCTTCCAGCTGGCCTGGAGCAGCGGATAGTTCCAGGGAGTGATCATGGCGCAAACACCGACGGGCTCGTGCACGACGACGCTGTGGACGTCGGCGGAGCCCGCGTCGACGACCCGGCCGGGGGCCTCACCGGCGACCAGGTCGGCGAAGTAGCGGAAGGCGTCGGCGACACAGTCGATGTCGACGCGTCCCTCCTCGACGGTCTTGCCCGCGTCCCGGCTCTCCAGCAGGCCGAGTTCTTCCCGGTCCCGGACGAGGAGACCGGCGACGCGGCGCAGCAGCGCGGCCCGCTCGGCGGCCGGGGTGTGCGGCCACGGGCCCTCGTCGAACGCGCGCCGGGCGGCGGCCACCGCGAGGTCGGCGTCCTTCTCGTCGCCCTCCGCTACGACGGCGAACGGCAGGGCGTCCGCGGGGTCGAGGATCTCGCGCGTGGCCCCGGAGACGGCCGCCCGCCACTCGCCTCCCGCGTGGATGGAGGTGCTCACCTGAAGCTCTGTAGTGTCCGACATGATCGCCTACTGCCTTCCGTTCCTGTGCAACGCCCACGAGTGACACAGGTCGAATGACACAGGTCGAGTCACACAGGCGTCACCCATGGAGCGGGAGGGCTCCTGCCCGCGCGCTCGGCATGCATGCGCGATTCGCCGCGGGAAGTGCGCAGCGTCACGGGATGCGCGGGATAAAACAGGGCGATCACCCCGTATCGCCGGACGCAATCGGTTCAGCCGAGGTCCACGGCCGTCCCGCAGGTGGTGTCCGGCGGGCAGAAGTGTGCGAGGGCGGTCCGGATCAGCTCACGTTCGTCCTCGTGACCGTCGGAGTCGGCCCCATAGGCGGCGAGCGCGTACAGCTTGCCGTCGGCGGCCTGGAAGCGCAGGTCGACGACGTGCCAGGTCCCGATGTCGGGCTCTCCCCTGAAGGAGTCCGCGAGGTACTCCAGCCGGGAGCCGGTGAAGACGCCGTCGTCCAGCGTCTCCAGGGAGAGCTGCTCGAATCCGGGGGCCTTCGGGGTGGCGTCGGAGAGAAACAGTTCGTACGACGCGTCGGGCGAGGGCTCCGCCACCTCGAACACCTGGAGCCGCCTGTCGCTGCCGGGGCTGCGGTAGCTGACCACGTCCATGCCGTACTGGGAGGACACGCTGGTACGGCTCCACCCCTCGGGGCGGGCGATGGTGAAGCCCTCGGAGTCGGTGTACCGGTCGTAACCGGCGGGGACCGTGCTATCCGGGTCCGGGGTGGACGGCGCGGTCTGCTCGGCGGAGAAGGACGGCTGCCGCGGGGCGGGTGGCTCCTGCGGTCCGGGGGTTCCGGAACCGGTGGGCTGCGACACGCTCGCCGAGGCGGCCTTGTCGTCCTCCCGGCCGTCCGCACCCTCGCCGCCTCCCAGGGTCTGGGTCAGCGCCAGTCCCACGGCCACACCGACCACGACGGCCCCGCCCACCACGGCCCATACCCGCTTCCGGTCGAGCCCGTGCCGCACCGGTGGCGGGGACGCGGGCGGGACGGGTGGCCCGGCGGGGCCGTGGGGCAGCTCGGGAGACGACCAGGAGGCCGGTGCGGGCTGCCCGGAGGGCACCGACGGGGGACCGCCGCCCGGCCACCGGATGCCCGTGAGGGTGGGGGCCGAGGGCGAGACGTCCGGGGGCGGCGGCATCACCGGAGCGGACGCCCCCGCGGCGGCGTCCGCCGTCGTGCCCTCCTCCCCTTCCTCCCAGCGCTGGTTCTCCTCGTTCCAGTACCGCGGTCCCCCACCCATCGCTTCCTTCTCCTCCCCCGTGTCTCCTGCGTCTCCTGCGTCTCCTGCGTCTTTCGGATACTGCCGTCGTCACATCCCGAGCAGTCCCGCCACGGCCCCGGCCGAGGCGAGCAGCGCCATGACGGCCTGGGCGTCCGCGAGTACCTCACGCAGCCGCTGACGGCGGCTCTCGCCGGCCGTACCGGTCCGGTCGATCTCCTCCTCGGTCTCCGCGAGGGCGGCGTCGAGCTGTACGGTCTGTTCGCTCCTCTGGAGCCGGGACAGGTCGGCCCGCAGTTCCCTTACCGCGGCGAGCAGTTCCTCGGTGGCTGCGTCGCGCGGAGCCGGGACGCCGTGGTGACTCTCCGCGCGTGCGTGACTACCGATAGCGAAGGTGCTGTGGGAGACGTCGCCCACGCGGACGCCCTTTTCCTCACTGGGTGCCATTGCTGGAAGATCCTCTCTCCGGCGTGGGGCCGCCGGTGGTGGCGGCGGCACGGGCGTGCGCACCGATGGCGAAGGTGGAGCCGTCGACGCGGTTGATGTTGACCGCGCCATTGCTGATGTTCACGATCTTCTGCACGAACTCACCGGTCTCGTAGCCGGCTTCGGCGAGCGCGAGCCGCACCCCGTGCCCGACGCGGTCCTGGATGCTGCGCAGGTAACGCCGCACATCCATGTCCTGGAAGGTGGAGCCCGCCCTCACCGCGGCCAGTTCACGCACCGAGACAGCGGGGCCTTCGAGCAACCCACCGCCCCGGCCGACGGTCAGCAGCCGCCACCCGTGGCCCAGGCCACGGCACAGGACGATCAGCGCGCGGCCCGCGGAGCCGGGTACCTGGACGGCGGCCGCGACGGTCCTGCCGAACCCGGTGGCGGTGCGGAGCTCGTGCTGAACGCGGTCGACGTTCTTGAACCTCTCCTGCAGCGGGGGCATCACGTGCGGGGCGATCTCCAGCATGAGCATCCGCCCCTGCGTGTGAACCCGCACGTAGACCGTGACGATCAGCTCCTCCTCCCAGCCGCCGACCCGGATGCGCAGGAAGTGCCGTCGGCCCTCGCCGCCCTCCTCGACCGCCCGCAGCCGATGCCGCTCGATCTCCTGCGGCGTGTACAGGGCCTGCGCGCGGTCGGTCTGTTCCTTGTCGACGGGAAGGAACACGCACTCGTCGATCTCCAGATGCCGCAGCCGGTCGCGCGCGGCGGAGCCCGCGCTCTCGGCGGGCACACGCAGTTGTTCGATCAAGGGCCGGATCCGGTCGAGGATCGCCCGGTTGCTGAGCGGCTCCTGGTTCCCCTTCTGCTCGTCCGGCCGGAGTTCGACGGCCAGCACCCAGCTGTCGCGCCCGATTCCGGCCCCACGGAACGGACTCGCCTCGTCGTACATCACCAGCGGCGCGTGCTGTTCCTGCCGGATACGCTCCCTCAGCCGGACGAACCGCTCTCCCCCGGCCTGTTCCGCGGGGTCTTCCGCGACATCCCGGAATCGCCGCCGCGACAGCTCCTCGGTGAGCACGCGGGCGAACTGGTCGCGCCGGACCGCCACGCACAGTCCGATCAGCACGAGGAAAACGAGCGCCGTCCAGGCCTGCCACGGCTCGAACGTCCCCTCAAAGCCGGTGAAGAGCGGAAACGGAAGGTCGCCGAGGCCGAAGACGTCGCCGCTCGAACCACTGGAGTCGTAGGAGTCGTAGGAGTCGTAGGCGGGATCGTACGAACCGTACGAGGAACCGGAATCCGAACCGGAGCCGCCGGTGGCGGCACCGAAGCCGACCCCGACCATGGTGGCCAGGCACACCGCGAAGTAGAGCCGTCCGAACCAGAGCACCAGGGCGGCGCCGGACTGCCTGGCCTGGGACGACTCCCCGTCACGGCCTTTGAACCAGCTCACGAGACCGAGCAGCACGCTGGGCACGAGCAGCACGGCCAGCAGGCCGTCGGTCACCAGTACGCCCACGGCCCAGAGCCCGAGGACGGCGGCCGACCAGCACAGCGCCCGCCGCTGGGCCCGCAGCGCGTGCGCCAGGACCCGGGCCGCGTCGAAACCCGGCGAGGGGGCCACGATCCGCTGCTCGTGGAGATACAGCTCTTCGATGACCCGGTCGCGGTAGACGAGGTCCAGGTTGACGCCCCCGCACAGCAGCCTGGTCACCTCGCTGGCACGGGGCGGGACGCGCGGGAGGTCCGGCGGTGCCGTGCCGTCCGTGTGGTGCGATTGCTGCGGCACGTGGGCAGTGCTCATACCGGTCCCCCGATGCGGATGCGCATGTGTCCTTGGTGGCGGAAGAGTTGAAGGAGCATCAGCATAAGGGGGCGGCAACATCACGCAAAGCGAATTGTCAATAGTGTGATGGTGTGAGATGCGTTAACCTTTGGCCATGGGCTGGAGTCATGACCGCTCCACCGCACACGTGGACGCGCCCGCACACGCGAACGGGCCCCGTACCGGTCGAACCCGGTACGGGGCCCGTGGCCCGGAACGTGACCGACGGATCAGATGAGGCCGAGGCCTCGGACCGCCTCGCGCTCCTCCTCGAGCTCCTTGACGGAGGCGTCGATGCGGGCGCGGGAGAAGTCGTTGATCTCCAGGCCCTGGACGATCTCGTACTTCCCGTCCTTCACGGTGACCGGGAAGGAGGAGATCAGGCCCTCCGGGACGCCGTAGGAGCCGTCCGACGGGATGCCCATGGAGACCCAGTCGCCGTCCGCGGTGCCGTTGACCCAGGTGTGGACGTGGTCGACGGCCGCGTTGGCGGCGGAGGCGGCCGACGAGGCGCCGCGGGCCTCGATGATCGCGGCGCCGCGCTTGGCGACGGTCGGGATGAAGTCCTCGGCCAGCCACTTCTCGTCGTTCACGACCTCGGCGGCGTTCTTGCCGGCGACGGTGGCGTGGAAGATGTCCGGGTACTGCGTGGCGGAGTGGTTGCCCCAGATGGTCAGGCGCTTGATGTCGGCGACCGTCGAACCCGTCTTCTTCGCCAGCTGGGTCAGCGCGCGGTTGTGGTCCAGGCGGGTCATCGCGGTGAAGCGCTCGGCCGGTACGTCCGGCGCGGCGGCCTGGGCGATGAGCGCGTTGGTGTTGGCCGGGTTGCCGACCACGAGCACCCGGATGTCGTCCGCGGCATGGCCGTTGATGGCCTGGCCCTGCGGCTTGAAGATGCCGCCGTTGGCCTCCAGGAGGTCACCGCGCTCCATGCCCTTGGTGCGCGGGCGGGCGCCCACGAGAAGGGCGACGTTGGCCCCGTCGAAGGCCACGTCCGGGTCGTCCGAGATGTCGATGCCCTGGAGCAGCGGGAACGCGCAGTCGTCCAGCTCCATGGCCGTGCCCTCGGCCGCCTTGAGCGCGGGGGTGATCTCCAGCAGGCGCAGCTTGACCGGCACGTCCGCGCCGAGCAGCTGGCCGGAGGCGATGCGGAAGAGCAGGGCGTAACCGATCTGGCCGGCCGCGCCGGTGACGGTGACGTTCACGGGGGTGCGGGTCATGGCGTTCTCCGTATGACAGCTGGCGGTGGGGCGTCCCTGCCCCGGGGTACGGGATCCCGTCCGGCTCGTGACCAGTGCCCGCCACGATGATCGATCACCGGTACGGAGAGATCACCGCTGGACGGTCGGTCTCTTGGCGTCAAGAGAGATCCAGCGGTCAGGCTACCGCGCATCCACGATCGCGGACGGCCGGGCTCCATGTGGCCCGTCCCACAGGGTGACCGAGGGATACGCCGGCGCACCCACGGGAAAGGCGACCGCCCGCCCGGGAGAGGGACGGAGGCGGCCGCCGTTCGGGTGACCGAATCCTGCCGGACTCCCGTGGGGGTCACATGCACGTGCCTGACATTCGCCGGCTCATGCCCGTCCCGCGCCACGAACTTCACCGGGAGGGGCCGACCCGCGCCGGTCCCGGGGGGCCACCGTCGCGCGCCACCTGCGCCCGTACCCGGCGGGCCGGCGGGCGCGCTTCGGAGACCTACTCCGCGGTCCCCGCCACCGCCTCCTCCGTGCACCCCTCCTCGCCGGAGGCCAGCAGTACGCACGCCTTGGCGTCCGCCGCCTTCCCGACCGCCATCATCGGGGTATACGTGACCGTGTCGCCGACCTCGGTGATGCTGTCGCTCTGCTTGCTCTTCCCACCGGAGATCTCGACCGTGTCGCCCTGCGCGGCCTGGGTGATCCGGCCCCACGCGGCACCGCAGACCTCGCTGTAGCGGACCTCGACGAGGGTGGTGCCGACAGTCGCCGTCCGCGTCGTGGTCACGAGGTCACCGCTGCACCCCATGCTCTCCGCGTCCTTGCCGTGGCAGCTGTCGCCGCTGCACTCCACACCGGCGGGCAGATTCGCGGGGACGGAGGCCGTGGGCGAGGGCGACTTCACCGCCTCACCCTCCTTGTCGCTCTCGAGCCCGGTGACGTAGAACGCGGCTGCGATCACCACCAGCACGCAGACGGCGCCCGCGAGGAACGTTCCCGTGCGCCGCCTGCCACCGGAACCGCCGCGGCCCGCCGTCCCTCGGCCCGCCGCCCTTCGGGGCGGAGCGCCCTGCGCGCCCGACGGGGACGGTCCGGTGTACCCGGCCATGCCCCAGGAGTTCGGTCCCGACGCGTCACGGACGTCCGAGGCGGTGGGCTGCTCAGGCACCAGCGGGGGACCCCCGGCCGGGCCGGCGACGCCCGGCCGGACTGCGGCGCCCCCGCCCTTGCGCCCTCGGCCGCCCGCACCGGTCGACGACGGACCGGCGAGCTCGCTCAGCGCGGAACGCGCCTGCGAGATCCTGATCGCCTCCATTGTCATGTCGTGACGCATCTCCGAGCGGCTCCAGGCCCGCTCGGCCAGCTCCCACATCGTGGTCAGGTGCACCGGATTGGTTCCGGTCACCTCGGCCAGCGCCACGATCGCGCCCTTGGGCGCGAGC comes from the Streptomyces sp. KMM 9044 genome and includes:
- a CDS encoding aldehyde dehydrogenase family protein; translation: MSDTTELQVSTSIHAGGEWRAAVSGATREILDPADALPFAVVAEGDEKDADLAVAAARRAFDEGPWPHTPAAERAALLRRVAGLLVRDREELGLLESRDAGKTVEEGRVDIDCVADAFRYFADLVAGEAPGRVVDAGSADVHSVVVHEPVGVCAMITPWNYPLLQASWKIAPALAAGSTFVIKPSEITPLTTAALIGLLTEAGLPAGVANIVTGPGHTVGARLAEHPDVDMVSFTGGLVSGTKVAEAAAPTVKKVALELGGKNPNVVFADSCATGEGFDTAVDQALNAAFIHSGQVCSAGARLIVEESVRDRFVTELVRRAERIRLGRGTADGVECGPLVSEQQRDRIEAYVASALKEGAVLRSGGKRPEPSAERPGAGYFYEPTVLDHCHREMRVVREEVFGPVLTVETFRTEDEAVALANDTEYGLAGAVWTADAGRARRVAGRLRHGTVWINDFHPYLPQAEWGGFGKSGVGRELGPAGLAEYRETKHIYQNLAPKPVRWFAG
- a CDS encoding malate dehydrogenase yields the protein MTRTPVNVTVTGAAGQIGYALLFRIASGQLLGADVPVKLRLLEITPALKAAEGTAMELDDCAFPLLQGIDISDDPDVAFDGANVALLVGARPRTKGMERGDLLEANGGIFKPQGQAINGHAADDIRVLVVGNPANTNALIAQAAAPDVPAERFTAMTRLDHNRALTQLAKKTGSTVADIKRLTIWGNHSATQYPDIFHATVAGKNAAEVVNDEKWLAEDFIPTVAKRGAAIIEARGASSAASAANAAVDHVHTWVNGTADGDWVSMGIPSDGSYGVPEGLISSFPVTVKDGKYEIVQGLEINDFSRARIDASVKELEEEREAVRGLGLI
- a CDS encoding helix-turn-helix domain-containing protein — protein: MPRWKALPDELDPQIKEFTSQLRRVVDRSGMSVASVSDRTGYSKTSWERYLNGRLLAPKGAIVALAEVTGTNPVHLTTMWELAERAWSRSEMRHDMTMEAIRISQARSALSELAGPSSTGAGGRGRKGGGAAVRPGVAGPAGGPPLVPEQPTASDVRDASGPNSWGMAGYTGPSPSGAQGAPPRRAAGRGTAGRGGSGGRRRTGTFLAGAVCVLVVIAAAFYVTGLESDKEGEAVKSPSPTASVPANLPAGVECSGDSCHGKDAESMGCSGDLVTTTRTATVGTTLVEVRYSEVCGAAWGRITQAAQGDTVEISGGKSKQSDSITEVGDTVTYTPMMAVGKAADAKACVLLASGEEGCTEEAVAGTAE